The following are encoded in a window of Hippoglossus stenolepis isolate QCI-W04-F060 chromosome 10, HSTE1.2, whole genome shotgun sequence genomic DNA:
- the cfap99 gene encoding cilia- and flagella-associated protein 99, whose translation MASNDGSLVKEAIMLLDKLSEGKQCLDDFIEDAAKDLQNMDAQHKKFILDVVSGCTEHKKLLDVVVNVFYGQNGRWLSRGDRSQFVIICYLITFVLDDIGLQRFSNIVKSQDIKKMHTFLNFFFKHLTTWIQEEWNNIYDAACVEEQWIGPLLRWRPNIDILMDQLALKMSCGNQVKKIPIKTTKPQEFCLTKPKPRPLPMPELIPQQEKCKPVPNSTYRAPKEMQIIKEIKQENHQKTKELLNEANMTQFRCGNPQKSERTRRVMFQIQKDLDSKLQFNSFQPSEPPSSNKTKNCPVKLNGAAILRQRALRNRKEEEELQRVERLTEGEGEDSSFVQWQKNMREMDLHEELAKIEQRRLEGRISHKEAAIARINIMESNQKASQLKKEETAQLMREYAEKRLQEEKELRDLVQQVAEGHKNSKMAKEKLHKFKQSIVREVSEQSQALLRQALEEAQAELSRKFQTILEIRAIESLPHIRVKYFDDTETAGHELLGEMSIVELKLRLAHLKEVEQTEQQKKREHILEVTHKKKELLLEEVELNNLHMRAMAQAAAIRKEKERKASVDLQQKVAQDKRVLAMQKKLEEKKQEQRRLEQIKSSKAKTAEKTTEQAGTRDKKTMTAEEICESMVKNLEQLIQRAF comes from the exons ATGGCATCAAACGACGGATCTCTTGTCAAGGAGGCTATTATGTTGCTGGATAAGCTCAGTGAAGGCAAACAGTGTTTGGATGACTTCATAGAAGATGCTGCAAAAGATCTGCAG AACATGGATGCTCAGCATAAGAAGTTCATACTTGATGTTGTCTCCGGATGCACTGAGCACAAAAAGTTACTGGACGTAGTTGTCAACGTCTTCTACGGCCAGAATGGGAGATGGTTATCCAGAGGTGACCGGAGCCAGTTTGTCA TTATCTGTTACCTCATCACTTTTGTCCTCGATGACATTGGGCTTCAGCGTTTTAGCAACATTGTCAAATCTCAGGACATCAAGAAGATGCACACA ttcctcaaCTTCTTCTTCAAACACCTCACCACATGGATACAGGAAGAGTGGAATAATATCTACGATGCTGCCTGTGTGGAGGAACAGTGGATCGGCCCCCTGCTGAG ATGGCGCCCCAATATTGATATTCTCATGGACCAGCTTGCTTTGAAAATGTCCTGTGGGAATCAGGTCAAGAAAATTCCGATCAAAACCACCAAGCCCCAGGAGTTCTGTCTCACCAAACCCAAACCTCGACCTCTGCCGATGCCAGAGCTCAtcccacagcaggaaaaatgCAAACCG gtaCCAAACAGCACGTACAGGGCTCCAAAGGAGATGCAGATCATAAAGGAGATAAAACAGGAGAACCATCAGAAGACTAAG GAACTGCTGAATGAGGCAAACATGACACAGTTCAGATGTGGGAATCCACAGAAGTCTGAACGCACCAGG CGAGTGATGTTCCAGATTCAGAAAGACTTGGATTCAAAGCTCCAGTTCAATTCATTTCAACCCTCTGAACCTCCGTCCAGTAATAAG ACCAAAAACTGTCCCGTTAAGCTCAACGGTGCAGCCATCCTGAGGCAGAGGGCGCTGCGTAACCgtaaggaggaggaagagctgcaAAG GGTGGAGCGTTTAACAGAAGGCGAAGGTGAGGACTCGTCTTTCGTACAGTGGCAGAAGAATATGCGCGAGATGGACCTTCATGAGGAGCTGGCCAAGATTGAGCAGAGGCGTCTGGAGGGTCGCATCAGTCACAAGGAGGCGGCCATTGCCCGAATAAACATCATGGAGAGCAACCAGAAGGCCTCTCAGCTGAAGAAAGAAGAG ACAGCTCAGCTGATGAGGGAATATGCTGAGAAGAGGttgcaggaagaaaaagaactgAGGGACTTGGTGCAACAAGTGGCAGAAGGACACAAGAACTCGAAAATGGCCAAAGAGAAGTTACATAAATTCAAGCAAAGTATAG TGAGAGAAGTCTCGGAGCAAAGTCAAGCGCTCCTTCGACAAGCACTGGAGGAAGCACAGGCAGAACTGAGCAGGAAGTTTCAAACCATCCTTGAAATCCGTGCCATTGAGTCACTTCCTCACATCAGAGTCAAGTATTTTGACGACACAGAA ACTGCAGGACATGAACTGCTGGGAGAGATGTCCATAGTCGAGCTGAAGTTGCGACTGGCCCACCTGAAGGAAGTCGagcaaacagagcagcagaagaaacGTGAGCACATCCTGGAGGTGACTCATAAAAAGAAGGAGCTGCtgttggaggaggtggagctcaACAACCTCCACATGAGAGCAATGGCACAGGCTGCAGCCATCAG gaaagagaaggagaggaaggccAGCGTGGATCTTCAGCAGAAAGTTGCTCAAGACAAGAGAGTTTTGGCTATGCAGAAGAAGCTCGAGGAAAAAAAGCAAGAGCAGCGGAGGCTAGAGCAAATCAAGAGCAGCAAGGCCAAAACCGCTGAAAAAACCACAGAGCAAGCCGGGACACGCGACAAA AAAACCATGACGGCGGAGGAGATTTGTGAGTCGATGGTAAAGAACTTAGAGCAGTTGATCCAGAGGGCCTTTTAA
- the LOC118116892 gene encoding cilia- and flagella-associated protein 99-like has protein sequence MASDDGSLVKEATALLDKFSAGEQCLDGFIEDAEKDLQNMDAQHKKFILNVVSGCTEHKKLLDVVVNVFYGQNGRWLSRGDRSQFVIICYLTTFVLDDIGLQRFSNIVKSLDIKKMHTFLNFFFKHLTTWIQEEWNHIYDAACVEEQWIGPLLRWRPHIDILMDQLDLKMSCGSQVKKIPIKTTKPQEFCLTKPKPRPLLMPELIPQQEKCKPVPNSTYRAPKEMQIIKEIKQENHQKTTIFEVGFNQIYDGLWYFEEVESSPEDTMWVERLAEGGGEVTSFVQWQKNMREMDLHEELAKIEQRRLEGRISHKEAAFPPKIIMERNQKASQLKKEETAQLMREYAEKRLQEEKELRDLVQKAAEGQNNSKMAKEKLHKFKQSIVREVSEQSQVLLRQALEEAQAERSRKFQTILEIRAIESLPHVRFKYFDDTETAGHELLAEMSIVELKLRLAHLKEVEQTEQQKRHEHVLKVNQKKKKLDLELETEYLHMRAMAQAAAIRKEKERKDLQQKIAQEKVLAEQKKLEENEQEQRRLEQIKSSQAKTAEPTTKKTMTAEEICESMVKNLEQLIQRAF, from the exons ATGGCATCAGACGACGGATCTCTTGTCAAGGAGGCTACTGCGTTGCTGGATAAGTTCAGTGCTGGCGAACAGTGTTTGGATGGCTTCATAGAAGATGCTGAAAAGGATCTGCAG AACATGGATGCTCAGCATAAGAAGTTCATACTTAATGTTGTCTCCGGATGCACTGAGCACAAAAAGTTATTGGACGTAGTTGTCAACGTCTTCTACGGCCAGAATGGGAGATGGTTATCCAGAGGTGACCGGAGCCAGTTTGTCA TTATCTGTTACCTCACCACTTTCGTCCTCGATGACATTGGACTTCAGCGTTTTAGCAACATTGTCAAATCTCTGGACATCAAGAAGATGCACACA ttcctcaaCTTCTTCTTCAAACACCTCACCACATGGATACAGGAAGAGTGGAATCATATCTACGATGCTGCCTGTGTGGAGGAACAGTGGATCGGCCCCCTGCTGAG ATGGCGCCCCCATATTGATATTCTCATGGACCAgcttgatttgaaaatgtcctGTGGGAGTCAGGTCAAGAAAATTCCGATCAAAACCACCAAGCCCCAGGAGTTCTGTCTCACCAAACCCAAACCTCGACCTCTGCTGATGCCAGAGCTCAtcccacagcaggaaaaatgCAAACCG gtaCCAAACAGCACGTACAGGGCTCCAAAGGAGATGCAGATCATAAAGGAGATAAAACAGGAGAACCATCAGAAGACTACG ATCTTTGAAGTGGGCTTCAACCAAATTTATGATGGGCTCTGGTACTTTGAAGAAGTTGAAAGCAGCCCAGAGGACACTATGTG GGTGGAGCGTTTGGCAGAAGGCGGAGGTGAGGTCACCTCTTTCGTACAGTGGCAGAAGAATATGCGCGAGATGGACCTTCATGAGGAGCTGGCCAAGATTGAGCAGAGGCGTCTGGAGGGACGCATCAGTCACAAGGAGGCAGCCTTTCCCCCAAAAATTATCATGGAGAGAAACCAGAAGGCCTCTCAGCTGAAGAAAGAAGAG ACAGCTCAGCTGATGAGGGAATATGCTGAGAAGAGGttgcaggaagagaaagaactGAGGGACTTGGTGCAAAAAGCGGCAGAAGGACAGAATAACTCGAAAATGGCCAAAGAGAAGTTACATAAATTCAAGCAAAGTATAG TGAGAGAAGTCTCGGAGCAAAGTCAAGTGCTCCTTCGACAAGCACTGGAGGAAGCACAGGCAGAACGTAGCAGGAAGTTTCAAACCATCCTTGAAATCCGCGCCATTGAGTCACTTCCTCACGTCAGATTCAAGTATTTTGACGACACAGAA ACTGCAGGACATGAACTGCTGGCAGAGATGTCCATAGTCGAGCTGAAGTTGCGACTGGCCCACCTGAAGGAAGTCGAGCAAACAGAGCAACAGAAGAGACATGAGCACGTCCTGAAGGTGaatcagaaaaagaagaagctggatTTGGAATTGGAGACCGAGTACCTCCACATGAGAGCAATGGCACAGGCTGCAGCCATCAG gaaagagaaggagaggaaggatcTTCAGCAGAAAATTGCTCAAGAAAAGGTTTTGGCTGAGCAGAAAAAGCTCGAGGAAAATGAGCAAGAGCAGCGAAGACTAGAGCAAATCAAGAGCAGCCAGGCCAAAACCGCTGAACCAACGACAAAA AAAACCATGACGGCGGAGGAGATTTGTGAGTCGATGGTAAAGAATTTAGAGCAGTTGATCCAGAGGGCCTTTTAA